The following are encoded together in the Argopecten irradians isolate NY chromosome 5, Ai_NY, whole genome shotgun sequence genome:
- the LOC138323603 gene encoding uncharacterized protein CG5098-like isoform X2, with protein MPGPVERWLETFMCKQYADTFEAYGFKTLQSVCQLQHPQLQAMGVAQEHCEKILENVHVLRQTLYGQLNQNHYHEEMYPPGGGGRMPGGGAGPTGYQGQSSQPMPTIPQQNMANYQNQGSGNYDNRGQRVPSMHGQYSDGMYGRGHNQSSQHYMAHQSYGGMQGSGSVGQGPYGPGQYGQMPSGYGPMTGGRNYGSGSMSHSGRQQQQQQQQNHQQAQPQQQGSHVPSHMMHGGGQVQSPQDVANSILQMTAAYQPNQTVQVPLSKNRHAPYHVPNSPHYVMPSQGSSPTHQQQQQQQQQLQGPQGGHQFMYPSSSPHHSHPSRTSPISPSPGFIHSPASHHSNQSLPNSSPRSIQSPTQHPGSTGGSVKSPVPPPSPIGSLKSPCAMQSPMNAGQSICSPTPVNQQLHVSVSTQNIMPAYTGQSPTQQKNIGCYSPKTNPISPPASQISSPFTPLSKSSVQSPPQQDPYTSPHPTREYVSDGSQDPRDQASSSGGANPLLSLQKLCMLPEKQVIDPKSVVNDACLPSPQSRDNSKNLDANADSQGSGGQGSSQSESRCGSALGSSQSSQCADGRHCDEEKSAAGATGEAKPPPCDNAGLCSGDATSSKDDKPAAKDDDKESFHSSDPIDERNNSPPPLIDNSDMIGKPECSEEGDMKIDSKLKNVTCQQAIVNGSIQADFTSPCISQKSALTDEVLEEMKNQDIGEHLLKHRRSPNSVLSKARSLNCDVKLVYSDDCVLNGDDQIMDKLKLPSLTKNKLNSQTNDTEEDLCINVEKCGRICDKLDTSENASVESAKPSSAPTSPVVSSEMEIKQENVDKSDTNTPEQNAEDVEDSKSDVISPTENGVTVNKDKSETLSKNKVNSKRTQPERTMSLREVPARLANNAAYYNNYSDSDSNDDGILMVRKDTKATYSKLARNSLMNGIQTPDILSSEKSSDEDNEDCKMEPDYVDGVNDTKTDPEPWTCIDLSNDDTDVVAKDSLLKSRSTDKISQNLGNSVNKRKESICKKARKDKSRKLMEDYVDMASEEDDDEVSNLENVKKNIDAISVKNKTKKGQSGKNNPTHVESTSSETSKRKRRPRMSPLKYAGDMYYGGDYILDSDEEREIEVKSKRTRKPSGNPPEKSKPLVKSVVVLDSGEESSEDSDKKITPLNVDCKKESTADSHSSSHVVSSISSFPSGASSNPRDTPVIKIEKITENNQASDSKPDSSAKKESQKASCSVKKENSDGLSNKPSTTKKKCRRPQGSKSSKGKLKKLEKSKSRGGFQNDEDIEDIQLKRTLALMKKKHKKKPPAQRESTVGPFIRLEGNVETPTKCSVVNQLESDIQVDSKSSKHKKRSASVAVSTVHISRLPTEKSVMVPGSSVIDESTWVCALCKKHSSYKFLGDLFGPYYTEGNLPLPKVQEAPQQDSSSSGTKSKKRKSSDDNTLCDGADKSKRSKFKKSDPSTSRVPREVWVHEDCLAWADGVLLIGQKVYGLEEATRIASSMVCSVCKESGAMVGCLHKGCSQKYHFYCAIETGCSLEEENFSLWCPKHKAH; from the exons ATGCCCGGCCCTGTTGAAAGATGGTTGGAGACCTTTATGTGTAAACAATATGCCGACACATTTGAAGCATATGGATTTAAAACACTGCAGTCT GTATGTCAGCTACAGCATCCACAACTCCAAGCTATGGGTGTTGCACAGGAACACTGTGAGAAGATACTAGAGAACGTGCATGTATTAAGACAGACTTTATATG GGCAACTGAATCAGAACCACTATCATGAAGAGATGTATCCCCCTGGGGGTGGAGGTCGCATGCCTGGGGGTGGGGCTGGCCCCACGGGATACCAGGGTCAGAGCTCACAGCCTATG CCAACAATACCGCAACAGAACATGGCCAACTACCAGAACCAAGGGAGTGGAAACTATGACAACCGAGGTCAGAGGGTGCCTAGCATGCATGGACAGTACTCTGATGGCATGTATGGCCGGGGACACAACCAGTCATCACAACACTACATGGCACACCAGTCATATGGTGGAATGCAGGGATCTGGGTCTGTTGGCCAGGGACCTTATGGCCCTGGTCAGTATGGTCAAATGCCCAGCGGATACGGACCTATGACGGGTGGCCGTAACTACGGGTCTGGCAGTATGTCACACTCGGGGCGTCAACAGcaacagcagcagcagcagAATCATCAACAAGCACAGCCACAGCAACAAGGTAGCCATGTTCCATCCCATATGATGCACGGTGGGGGACAGGTACAAAGTCCACAGGATGTGGCTAATTCCATCCTTCAAATGACGGCAGCCTATCAACCTAATCAGACAGTACAAGTTCCATTGTCTAAAAACCGCCATGCACCATACCATGTGCCGAACTCCCCTCACTATGTCATGCCTAGCCAGGGAAGCAGTCCaactcaccaacaacaacagcaacagcAGCAGCAGCTTCAGGGGCCACAAGGGGGGCATCAGTTCATGTACCCAAGTTCCTCCCCTCATCATTCTCACCCCTCCAGGACCTCACCCATCAGTCCTAGTCCTGGCTTTATTCACAGCCCTGCCTCTCATCACAGCAACCAAAGTCTGCCTAACTCAAGTCCGCGTTCCATACAGAGTCCAACTCAGCACCCGGGGAGTACAGGTGGTAGTGTTAAGTCTCCAGTACCTCCCCCATCTCCCATTGGGAGCCTCAAGTCACCATGTGCCATGCAGTCTCCTATGAATGCTGGACAGAGCATATGTTCTCCTACGCCAGTGAACCAACAACTGCATGTTTCTGTGTCAACTCAAAATATAATGCCAGCTTATACGGGTCAGTCACCAACACAACAGAAGAACATTGGTTGTTATTCTCCCAAAACAAACCCTATAAGCCCCCCAGCTAGTCAGATCAGCTCACCTTTCACTCCACTGTCTAAATCGTCAGTCCAAAGTCCACCTCAGCAGGATCCCTACACAAGCCCTCACCCAACAAGGGAGTATGTAAGCGACGGCTCCCAGGATCCGAGAGACCAAGCCTCATCCTCGGGAGGGGCTAACCCTCTGTTGTCATTGCAGAAACTGTGCATGCTACCCGAAAAACAAGTTATTGACCCCAAAAGTGTAGTTAATGATGCATGTCTTCCTTCACCACAATCACGTGACAACTCAAAAAACTTGGATGCCAATGCTGACTCACAGGGTTCAGGAGGTCAAGGTAGTTCCCAAAGTGAGAGTAGGTGTGGGTCAGCATTGGGGTCAAGTCAGTCCAGTCAGTGTGCTGACGGCAGACATTGTGACGAAGAAAAGTCTGCTGCTGGGGCAACTGGCGAAGCTAAACCTCCACCGTGTGATAATGCAGGTCTGTGTTCAGGAGACGCGACATCTTCAAAAGACGACAAACCAGCAGCCAAAGATGATGACAAAGAGAGCTTTCATTCTTCTGATCCTATTGATGAACGAAATAATTCCCCTCCACCACTTATAGACAATTCTGATATGATAGGTAAGCCCGAGTGTTCAGAAGAAGGAGATATGAAAATTGAtagtaaattaaaaaatgtgaCTTGTCAGCAGGCGATTGTGAATGGTAGCATTCAGGCGGATTTTACATCACCGTGTATCTCACAGAAAAGTGCCCTGACTGATGAAGTTCTCGAGGAGATGAAAAATCAGGATATTGGCGAGCACTTGCTAAAACATAGACGTTCACCAAACAGTGTCCTTAGCAAAGCTCGATCACTCAACTGTGATGTTAAGTTGGTCTATTCCGACGATTGTGTTCTAAACGGTGATGATCAAATTATGGACAAATTGAAACTTCCCAGTCTAACAAAAAACAAGTTAAACAGCCAAACTAACGATACCGAAGAAGATTTGTGCATTAACGTAGAGAAATGTGGTCGCATCTGTGATAAACTAGATACAAGTGAGAATGCTAGTGTTGAGTCAGCTAAGCCATCATCTGCGCCGACCTCTCCTGTTGTTTCTTCtgaaatggaaataaaacaGGAAAATGTTGATAAAAGTGACACAAATACTCCTGAACAAAACGCTGAGGATGTCGAGGATTCAAAATCTGATGTCATCTCCCCAACTGAGAATGGTGTTACAGTGAATAAAGACAAAAGCGAAACTCTGTccaaaaacaaagtaaattCCAAGAGAACACAACCAGAACGGACAATGTCGCTGCGAGAAGTGCCCGCTCGTCTGGCCAACAACGCAGCCTACTACAACAACTACAGTGATTCGGACAGCAACGACGATGGAATACTAATGGTAAGGAAGGATACAAAAGCAACGTACAGTAAGTTGGCAAGAAATAGTTTAATGAACGGGATTCAGACTCCAGATATTCTATCATCGGAGAAGAGCTCTGATGAGGACAATGAGGACTGTAAGATGGAACCAGATTATGTTGACGGTGTAAACGACACAAAAACTGACCCTGAACCGTGGACGTGCATCGATCTATCTAATGATGACACGGATGTGGTGGCCAAAGACAGTTTGTTAAAATCTCGATCAACggacaaaatatcacaaaatctGGGTAATAGTGTAAATAAACGAAAGGAAAGTATATGTAAAAAGGCGCGCAAAGACAAATCACGCAAGTTAATGGAGGACTACGTTGATATGGCTTCAGAAGAGGATGATGATGAAGTTTCAAATttagaaaatgtaaaaaaaaacattgatgcAATATcagtgaaaaataaaacaaaaaagggACAAAGTGGTAAAAACAATCCAACACATGTAGAAAGTACTAGTTCTGAAACATCCAAAAGGAAAAGAAGGCCTCGCATGTCGCCTCTAAAGTACGCAGGAGACATGTACTATGGTGGGGACTACATTCTTGATTCGGATGAGGAAAGAGAAATAGAGGTCAAGAGTAAAAGGACGAGGAAGCCAAGTGGAAACCCTCCAGAAAAAAGTAAACCTCTTGTCAAGTCGGTTGTGGTGTTAGATTCTGGTGAGGAATCGTCAGAGGACTCCGACAAAAAGATTACACCATTAAATGTTGATTGTAAAAAGGAATCTACCGCTGATTCGCACTCATCATCACACGTGGTATCCTCAATATCTTCATTCCCCTCTGGAGCCTCGTCTAACCCTCGTGATACCCCAGTGATCAAAATCGAAAAAATCACAGAAAATAATCAAGCTAGTGATAGTAAACCAGACTCAAGTGCTAAAAAGGAAAGTCAAAAAGCAAGCTGTAGTGTCAAAAAAGAGAATTCTGACGGGCTTTCAAATAAACCTTCCACGACAAAAAAGAAATGTAGGAGGCCCCAGGGATCCAAGAGTAGTAAGGGAAAACTTAAGAAATTAGAAAAATCCAAATCTAGGGGAGGATTCCAAAATGACGAAGACATTGAGGATATCCAACTTAAGAGAACGTTAGCCTTAATGAAAAAGAAACATAAGAAAAAGCCACCAGCACAGAGAGAAAGCACAGTTGGTCCTTTTATTCGGTTGGAAGGAAATGTAGAAACCCCTACAAAGTGTTCAGTCGTTAACCAGCTAGAAAGTGATATACAAGTGGACTCTAAATCGAGCAAGCATAAGAAACGTTCAGCATCCGTGGCTGTATCAACAGTACATATATCACGGCTGCCGACGGAGAAGTCCGTTATGGTTCCTGGCAGTTCAGTGATAGACGAGTCAACATGGGTTTGTGCTTTGTGTAAAAAACATAGTAGTTATAAATTTCTTGGAGATTTGTTTGGGCCGTATTACACTGAAGGCAATCTGCCATTGCCAAAGGTGCAAGAAGCTCCTCAACAGGATTCTAGTAGTAGTGGGACTAAGTCTAAAAAACGCAAGTCGTCAGACGACAATACACTCTGTGATGGTGCTGACAAATCAAAGAGGTCAAAGTTCAAGAAGTCAGACCCTAGTACCTCGAGGGTTCCTAGGGAAGTATGGGTACATGAGGATTGTCTTGCTTGGGCTGACGGGGTATTACTTATAGGACAGAAGGTATACGGCTTAGAGGAGGCTACAAGGATAGCATCGTCTATG GTGTGTTCTGTATGTAAGGAATCTGGTGCTATGGTGGGGTGTTTACACAAAGGCTGCTCACAAAAATACCACTTTTACTGTGCTATTGAAACAG GGTGTAGTTTAGAGGAAGAGAATTTCTCACTATGGTGTCCAAAACACAAG
- the LOC138323603 gene encoding uncharacterized protein CG5098-like isoform X1, which yields MPGPVERWLETFMCKQYADTFEAYGFKTLQSVCQLQHPQLQAMGVAQEHCEKILENVHVLRQTLYGQLNQNHYHEEMYPPGGGGRMPGGGAGPTGYQGQSSQPMPTIPQQNMANYQNQGSGNYDNRGQRVPSMHGQYSDGMYGRGHNQSSQHYMAHQSYGGMQGSGSVGQGPYGPGQYGQMPSGYGPMTGGRNYGSGSMSHSGRQQQQQQQQNHQQAQPQQQGSHVPSHMMHGGGQVQSPQDVANSILQMTAAYQPNQTVQVPLSKNRHAPYHVPNSPHYVMPSQGSSPTHQQQQQQQQQLQGPQGGHQFMYPSSSPHHSHPSRTSPISPSPGFIHSPASHHSNQSLPNSSPRSIQSPTQHPGSTGGSVKSPVPPPSPIGSLKSPCAMQSPMNAGQSICSPTPVNQQLHVSVSTQNIMPAYTGQSPTQQKNIGCYSPKTNPISPPASQISSPFTPLSKSSVQSPPQQDPYTSPHPTREYVSDGSQDPRDQASSSGGANPLLSLQKLCMLPEKQVIDPKSVVNDACLPSPQSRDNSKNLDANADSQGSGGQGSSQSESRCGSALGSSQSSQCADGRHCDEEKSAAGATGEAKPPPCDNAGLCSGDATSSKDDKPAAKDDDKESFHSSDPIDERNNSPPPLIDNSDMIGKPECSEEGDMKIDSKLKNVTCQQAIVNGSIQADFTSPCISQKSALTDEVLEEMKNQDIGEHLLKHRRSPNSVLSKARSLNCDVKLVYSDDCVLNGDDQIMDKLKLPSLTKNKLNSQTNDTEEDLCINVEKCGRICDKLDTSENASVESAKPSSAPTSPVVSSEMEIKQENVDKSDTNTPEQNAEDVEDSKSDVISPTENGVTVNKDKSETLSKNKVNSKRTQPERTMSLREVPARLANNAAYYNNYSDSDSNDDGILMVRKDTKATYSKLARNSLMNGIQTPDILSSEKSSDEDNEDCKMEPDYVDGVNDTKTDPEPWTCIDLSNDDTDVVAKDSLLKSRSTDKISQNLGNSVNKRKESICKKARKDKSRKLMEDYVDMASEEDDDEVSNLENVKKNIDAISVKNKTKKGQSGKNNPTHVESTSSETSKRKRRPRMSPLKYAGDMYYGGDYILDSDEEREIEVKSKRTRKPSGNPPEKSKPLVKSVVVLDSGEESSEDSDKKITPLNVDCKKESTADSHSSSHVVSSISSFPSGASSNPRDTPVIKIEKITENNQASDSKPDSSAKKESQKASCSVKKENSDGLSNKPSTTKKKCRRPQGSKSSKGKLKKLEKSKSRGGFQNDEDIEDIQLKRTLALMKKKHKKKPPAQRESTVGPFIRLEGNVETPTKCSVVNQLESDIQVDSKSSKHKKRSASVAVSTVHISRLPTEKSVMVPGSSVIDESTWVCALCKKHSSYKFLGDLFGPYYTEGNLPLPKVQEAPQQDSSSSGTKSKKRKSSDDNTLCDGADKSKRSKFKKSDPSTSRVPREVWVHEDCLAWADGVLLIGQKVYGLEEATRIASSMVCSVCKESGAMVGCLHKGCSQKYHFYCAIETGCSLEEENFSLWCPKHKVKKKYKAADSSMSKT from the exons ATGCCCGGCCCTGTTGAAAGATGGTTGGAGACCTTTATGTGTAAACAATATGCCGACACATTTGAAGCATATGGATTTAAAACACTGCAGTCT GTATGTCAGCTACAGCATCCACAACTCCAAGCTATGGGTGTTGCACAGGAACACTGTGAGAAGATACTAGAGAACGTGCATGTATTAAGACAGACTTTATATG GGCAACTGAATCAGAACCACTATCATGAAGAGATGTATCCCCCTGGGGGTGGAGGTCGCATGCCTGGGGGTGGGGCTGGCCCCACGGGATACCAGGGTCAGAGCTCACAGCCTATG CCAACAATACCGCAACAGAACATGGCCAACTACCAGAACCAAGGGAGTGGAAACTATGACAACCGAGGTCAGAGGGTGCCTAGCATGCATGGACAGTACTCTGATGGCATGTATGGCCGGGGACACAACCAGTCATCACAACACTACATGGCACACCAGTCATATGGTGGAATGCAGGGATCTGGGTCTGTTGGCCAGGGACCTTATGGCCCTGGTCAGTATGGTCAAATGCCCAGCGGATACGGACCTATGACGGGTGGCCGTAACTACGGGTCTGGCAGTATGTCACACTCGGGGCGTCAACAGcaacagcagcagcagcagAATCATCAACAAGCACAGCCACAGCAACAAGGTAGCCATGTTCCATCCCATATGATGCACGGTGGGGGACAGGTACAAAGTCCACAGGATGTGGCTAATTCCATCCTTCAAATGACGGCAGCCTATCAACCTAATCAGACAGTACAAGTTCCATTGTCTAAAAACCGCCATGCACCATACCATGTGCCGAACTCCCCTCACTATGTCATGCCTAGCCAGGGAAGCAGTCCaactcaccaacaacaacagcaacagcAGCAGCAGCTTCAGGGGCCACAAGGGGGGCATCAGTTCATGTACCCAAGTTCCTCCCCTCATCATTCTCACCCCTCCAGGACCTCACCCATCAGTCCTAGTCCTGGCTTTATTCACAGCCCTGCCTCTCATCACAGCAACCAAAGTCTGCCTAACTCAAGTCCGCGTTCCATACAGAGTCCAACTCAGCACCCGGGGAGTACAGGTGGTAGTGTTAAGTCTCCAGTACCTCCCCCATCTCCCATTGGGAGCCTCAAGTCACCATGTGCCATGCAGTCTCCTATGAATGCTGGACAGAGCATATGTTCTCCTACGCCAGTGAACCAACAACTGCATGTTTCTGTGTCAACTCAAAATATAATGCCAGCTTATACGGGTCAGTCACCAACACAACAGAAGAACATTGGTTGTTATTCTCCCAAAACAAACCCTATAAGCCCCCCAGCTAGTCAGATCAGCTCACCTTTCACTCCACTGTCTAAATCGTCAGTCCAAAGTCCACCTCAGCAGGATCCCTACACAAGCCCTCACCCAACAAGGGAGTATGTAAGCGACGGCTCCCAGGATCCGAGAGACCAAGCCTCATCCTCGGGAGGGGCTAACCCTCTGTTGTCATTGCAGAAACTGTGCATGCTACCCGAAAAACAAGTTATTGACCCCAAAAGTGTAGTTAATGATGCATGTCTTCCTTCACCACAATCACGTGACAACTCAAAAAACTTGGATGCCAATGCTGACTCACAGGGTTCAGGAGGTCAAGGTAGTTCCCAAAGTGAGAGTAGGTGTGGGTCAGCATTGGGGTCAAGTCAGTCCAGTCAGTGTGCTGACGGCAGACATTGTGACGAAGAAAAGTCTGCTGCTGGGGCAACTGGCGAAGCTAAACCTCCACCGTGTGATAATGCAGGTCTGTGTTCAGGAGACGCGACATCTTCAAAAGACGACAAACCAGCAGCCAAAGATGATGACAAAGAGAGCTTTCATTCTTCTGATCCTATTGATGAACGAAATAATTCCCCTCCACCACTTATAGACAATTCTGATATGATAGGTAAGCCCGAGTGTTCAGAAGAAGGAGATATGAAAATTGAtagtaaattaaaaaatgtgaCTTGTCAGCAGGCGATTGTGAATGGTAGCATTCAGGCGGATTTTACATCACCGTGTATCTCACAGAAAAGTGCCCTGACTGATGAAGTTCTCGAGGAGATGAAAAATCAGGATATTGGCGAGCACTTGCTAAAACATAGACGTTCACCAAACAGTGTCCTTAGCAAAGCTCGATCACTCAACTGTGATGTTAAGTTGGTCTATTCCGACGATTGTGTTCTAAACGGTGATGATCAAATTATGGACAAATTGAAACTTCCCAGTCTAACAAAAAACAAGTTAAACAGCCAAACTAACGATACCGAAGAAGATTTGTGCATTAACGTAGAGAAATGTGGTCGCATCTGTGATAAACTAGATACAAGTGAGAATGCTAGTGTTGAGTCAGCTAAGCCATCATCTGCGCCGACCTCTCCTGTTGTTTCTTCtgaaatggaaataaaacaGGAAAATGTTGATAAAAGTGACACAAATACTCCTGAACAAAACGCTGAGGATGTCGAGGATTCAAAATCTGATGTCATCTCCCCAACTGAGAATGGTGTTACAGTGAATAAAGACAAAAGCGAAACTCTGTccaaaaacaaagtaaattCCAAGAGAACACAACCAGAACGGACAATGTCGCTGCGAGAAGTGCCCGCTCGTCTGGCCAACAACGCAGCCTACTACAACAACTACAGTGATTCGGACAGCAACGACGATGGAATACTAATGGTAAGGAAGGATACAAAAGCAACGTACAGTAAGTTGGCAAGAAATAGTTTAATGAACGGGATTCAGACTCCAGATATTCTATCATCGGAGAAGAGCTCTGATGAGGACAATGAGGACTGTAAGATGGAACCAGATTATGTTGACGGTGTAAACGACACAAAAACTGACCCTGAACCGTGGACGTGCATCGATCTATCTAATGATGACACGGATGTGGTGGCCAAAGACAGTTTGTTAAAATCTCGATCAACggacaaaatatcacaaaatctGGGTAATAGTGTAAATAAACGAAAGGAAAGTATATGTAAAAAGGCGCGCAAAGACAAATCACGCAAGTTAATGGAGGACTACGTTGATATGGCTTCAGAAGAGGATGATGATGAAGTTTCAAATttagaaaatgtaaaaaaaaacattgatgcAATATcagtgaaaaataaaacaaaaaagggACAAAGTGGTAAAAACAATCCAACACATGTAGAAAGTACTAGTTCTGAAACATCCAAAAGGAAAAGAAGGCCTCGCATGTCGCCTCTAAAGTACGCAGGAGACATGTACTATGGTGGGGACTACATTCTTGATTCGGATGAGGAAAGAGAAATAGAGGTCAAGAGTAAAAGGACGAGGAAGCCAAGTGGAAACCCTCCAGAAAAAAGTAAACCTCTTGTCAAGTCGGTTGTGGTGTTAGATTCTGGTGAGGAATCGTCAGAGGACTCCGACAAAAAGATTACACCATTAAATGTTGATTGTAAAAAGGAATCTACCGCTGATTCGCACTCATCATCACACGTGGTATCCTCAATATCTTCATTCCCCTCTGGAGCCTCGTCTAACCCTCGTGATACCCCAGTGATCAAAATCGAAAAAATCACAGAAAATAATCAAGCTAGTGATAGTAAACCAGACTCAAGTGCTAAAAAGGAAAGTCAAAAAGCAAGCTGTAGTGTCAAAAAAGAGAATTCTGACGGGCTTTCAAATAAACCTTCCACGACAAAAAAGAAATGTAGGAGGCCCCAGGGATCCAAGAGTAGTAAGGGAAAACTTAAGAAATTAGAAAAATCCAAATCTAGGGGAGGATTCCAAAATGACGAAGACATTGAGGATATCCAACTTAAGAGAACGTTAGCCTTAATGAAAAAGAAACATAAGAAAAAGCCACCAGCACAGAGAGAAAGCACAGTTGGTCCTTTTATTCGGTTGGAAGGAAATGTAGAAACCCCTACAAAGTGTTCAGTCGTTAACCAGCTAGAAAGTGATATACAAGTGGACTCTAAATCGAGCAAGCATAAGAAACGTTCAGCATCCGTGGCTGTATCAACAGTACATATATCACGGCTGCCGACGGAGAAGTCCGTTATGGTTCCTGGCAGTTCAGTGATAGACGAGTCAACATGGGTTTGTGCTTTGTGTAAAAAACATAGTAGTTATAAATTTCTTGGAGATTTGTTTGGGCCGTATTACACTGAAGGCAATCTGCCATTGCCAAAGGTGCAAGAAGCTCCTCAACAGGATTCTAGTAGTAGTGGGACTAAGTCTAAAAAACGCAAGTCGTCAGACGACAATACACTCTGTGATGGTGCTGACAAATCAAAGAGGTCAAAGTTCAAGAAGTCAGACCCTAGTACCTCGAGGGTTCCTAGGGAAGTATGGGTACATGAGGATTGTCTTGCTTGGGCTGACGGGGTATTACTTATAGGACAGAAGGTATACGGCTTAGAGGAGGCTACAAGGATAGCATCGTCTATG GTGTGTTCTGTATGTAAGGAATCTGGTGCTATGGTGGGGTGTTTACACAAAGGCTGCTCACAAAAATACCACTTTTACTGTGCTATTGAAACAG GGTGTAGTTTAGAGGAAGAGAATTTCTCACTATGGTGTCCAAAACACAAG